A region from the Aliarcobacter thereius LMG 24486 genome encodes:
- a CDS encoding response regulator transcription factor yields the protein MQNIHKKLQNISILIVEDDISTLKWLSRILAIYFKEVISASDAMEALEVFNSKNFDVVISDIEMPHVDGLHLLQKIALIKNSTIRAVMTAFNSPEYMNRVIESDVHFYFKKPIDIDELLVAISSKLSKQNLKDKKISLGEEFLYDYKQKIISKDNLEISLTKKEILLLEYLINNKNSIVSIEQIENSVWQETVSADAVRMVVVNLRKKTYSKLIKNIKGIGYKINNL from the coding sequence ATGCAGAATATTCATAAAAAGCTACAAAATATATCTATTTTAATTGTTGAAGATGATATAAGTACATTAAAATGGTTAAGTAGAATTCTAGCAATATATTTTAAAGAGGTTATAAGTGCTAGTGATGCTATGGAAGCTTTAGAAGTTTTTAATAGTAAAAACTTTGATGTAGTTATTTCCGATATTGAGATGCCTCATGTTGATGGATTACATCTTTTACAAAAAATTGCACTAATCAAAAACAGTACAATAAGAGCAGTTATGACAGCATTTAATAGTCCTGAATATATGAATAGAGTGATTGAATCTGATGTGCATTTTTATTTCAAAAAACCAATAGATATTGATGAATTATTGGTTGCGATATCTTCTAAACTATCAAAACAAAATCTAAAAGATAAAAAAATATCTTTAGGGGAAGAGTTTTTATATGACTATAAACAAAAAATTATAAGTAAAGATAATTTAGAAATAAGCCTTACAAAAAAAGAGATACTTCTTTTAGAATATCTTATAAATAATAAAAATAGTATAGTGAGTATTGAGCAGATAGAGAATAGTGTTTGGCAAGAAACGGTTAGTGCTGATGCTGTTAGAATGGTCGTTGTAAACTTAAGAAAAAAAACTTATAGCAAACTTATAAAGAATATAAAAGGCATAGGCTACAAAATAAATAATCTTTAA
- the purM gene encoding phosphoribosylformylglycinamidine cyclo-ligase, with protein MATVSYKDAGVDIDAGNQFVENIKPYVKSTRIPGVLGGIGSFAGAFELPSGYKQPVILAGTDGVGTKLKLAIDAKKFDTVGIDLVAMCTNDLLCNFGEPLFFLDYYATAKLEVEEATQVVKGIAEGCIRSECALIGGETAEMPGMYKEGDFDLAGFCVGIAEKDELDRVSKVEAGDVLIALPSSGVHSNGFSLVRKLLLEKLGMSLEDDFQGKKLKDVLLEPTRIYVKEFKANKDKINALAHITGGGITENLPRVLPENLRAVVERSKIKVLPIFEFMSNHVELEEMYRTFNMGVGMILVVNPKNVDVILSSTDGYVIGELKSGDRKVEFI; from the coding sequence ATGGCAACAGTTAGTTACAAAGATGCAGGAGTTGATATAGATGCAGGAAATCAGTTTGTAGAGAATATTAAACCATATGTAAAATCTACAAGAATTCCAGGAGTTTTAGGAGGTATTGGTTCTTTTGCTGGTGCTTTTGAACTACCAAGTGGATATAAACAACCTGTTATTTTAGCTGGAACAGATGGAGTTGGAACAAAGTTGAAACTTGCAATTGATGCAAAAAAGTTTGATACAGTTGGTATTGATTTAGTTGCTATGTGTACAAATGATTTACTTTGTAACTTTGGAGAGCCACTATTTTTTCTTGATTATTATGCAACAGCAAAACTTGAAGTAGAAGAAGCTACACAAGTTGTAAAAGGAATTGCTGAGGGTTGTATTAGAAGTGAATGTGCATTAATTGGTGGTGAAACTGCTGAAATGCCAGGAATGTATAAAGAGGGAGATTTTGATTTAGCTGGTTTTTGTGTAGGAATTGCAGAAAAAGATGAGTTAGATAGAGTTTCAAAAGTTGAAGCAGGAGATGTTTTAATAGCACTTCCAAGTTCAGGAGTTCACTCAAATGGATTTTCACTAGTAAGAAAGCTTCTTTTAGAGAAGTTAGGAATGAGTTTAGAAGATGATTTTCAAGGAAAAAAACTAAAAGATGTTTTACTTGAGCCAACAAGAATTTATGTAAAAGAGTTTAAAGCTAACAAAGATAAAATAAATGCATTAGCACACATTACAGGTGGTGGAATTACTGAAAATCTTCCAAGAGTTTTACCAGAAAATTTAAGAGCTGTTGTAGAAAGAAGTAAAATTAAAGTTTTACCAATATTTGAGTTTATGTCAAATCATGTTGAACTTGAAGAGATGTATAGAACATTTAATATGGGTGTAGGAATGATTCTTGTAGTAAACCCAAAAAATGTAGATGTAATTTTATCTTCAACTGATGGATATGTTATTGGTGAGTTAAAATCTGGTGATAGAAAAGTAGAGTTTATATAG
- the coaE gene encoding dephospho-CoA kinase (Dephospho-CoA kinase (CoaE) performs the final step in coenzyme A biosynthesis.) produces MSENSFKNAIALTGGIATGKSTVCNLFKLHGLLIIDADKIAHKILDKEHEKIAEMFGKQYVKDGKVIRKELGKIIFSNEKNKLKLEALLHPLIFEDIKKEAKIFEDQNRPYIIDIPLFFEKMNYPIKDSIVVYTPKTIQVERLQKRDNIDEKEAILKISNQMDIEKKKDLAKYVIDNSKDLKHLQNEVENLLEKIL; encoded by the coding sequence ATGAGTGAAAATAGTTTCAAAAATGCAATTGCTCTTACAGGTGGAATTGCAACAGGAAAAAGTACTGTTTGTAATCTTTTCAAACTTCACGGTCTTTTAATAATAGATGCTGATAAAATAGCACATAAAATTTTAGATAAAGAGCATGAAAAGATTGCTGAAATGTTTGGTAAACAATATGTTAAAGATGGAAAAGTAATAAGAAAAGAACTTGGAAAAATCATCTTCTCAAATGAAAAAAATAAATTAAAATTAGAAGCCCTACTTCATCCTCTTATATTTGAAGATATAAAAAAAGAAGCAAAGATATTTGAAGATCAAAACAGACCATATATAATAGATATCCCTCTGTTTTTTGAGAAGATGAATTATCCTATTAAAGATTCAATAGTTGTTTATACACCAAAAACTATTCAAGTAGAAAGATTACAAAAAAGAGATAATATTGATGAAAAAGAAGCTATTTTAAAAATATCAAATCAAATGGATATTGAAAAGAAAAAAGATTTAGCAAAATATGTTATTGATAACTCAAAAGATTTAAAACATCTTCAAAATGAAGTTGAAAACTTATTAGAAAAGATTTTATAA
- a CDS encoding glyceraldehyde 3-phosphate dehydrogenase NAD-binding domain-containing protein: MSLNVLINGVGRIGKAVLKQLLKSEDFKIVGINDINPYIENIIYSINYDSTYGKYEDKFKIVEDNFIQNSNTRIKVTNFDSLCKIELSDVDIIIDASGKKEDIKLLESLPVKAIFLTHPNKDANINIVLGVNEDKLDLNSHKVISTSSCNATALLPALKIIDDKKEIICGDIVTIHPLLNHQRVLDGSFVQSATRGVDLNFEFGRSSTQNIIPSQTTTIKACSYVVEKFNPDLISSNSLRVPTDTVGVINVTLFTKESSSKDEIKNLFLEFEKNQKLPIVLNNFEALVSSDFKQEKFTTIVDHRFLEVKQNMIKLLLWYDNEWGYASKVVDILDFYRKKYSQEKS; the protein is encoded by the coding sequence TGATATTAATCCATATATTGAAAATATCATTTATTCTATAAACTATGACTCAACTTATGGAAAATATGAAGATAAGTTTAAAATTGTTGAAGATAACTTCATACAAAACTCAAATACTAGAATAAAAGTTACAAACTTTGACTCTTTATGCAAAATAGAATTAAGTGATGTTGATATTATTATTGATGCAAGTGGGAAAAAAGAGGATATTAAACTTTTGGAATCTCTTCCAGTAAAAGCGATATTTTTAACTCATCCAAATAAAGATGCAAATATAAATATAGTTTTAGGAGTAAATGAAGATAAACTTGATTTAAATTCTCATAAAGTTATCTCTACAAGCTCTTGCAATGCAACTGCACTACTTCCTGCTTTAAAAATAATTGATGATAAAAAAGAGATAATTTGTGGTGATATTGTAACTATTCATCCACTTTTAAATCATCAAAGAGTTTTAGATGGAAGCTTTGTTCAAAGTGCAACTAGAGGAGTTGATTTGAACTTTGAATTTGGAAGAAGTTCAACTCAAAATATAATTCCAAGTCAAACAACTACTATAAAAGCTTGTTCTTATGTAGTAGAAAAATTCAATCCAGATTTAATAAGCTCAAACTCACTTAGAGTTCCAACAGATACGGTTGGAGTAATAAATGTAACTCTTTTTACAAAAGAATCTTCAAGTAAAGATGAGATAAAAAATCTTTTTTTGGAGTTTGAAAAGAATCAAAAACTTCCAATAGTTTTAAATAATTTTGAAGCTCTAGTTTCAAGTGATTTTAAACAAGAAAAATTTACAACAATAGTTGATCATAGATTTTTAGAAGTTAAACAAAATATGATAAAACTTCTACTTTGGTATGATAATGAGTGGGGATATGCTTCTAAAGTTGTAGATATTTTAGATTTTTATAGAAAAAAGTATTCTCAAGAAAAATCTTGA
- a CDS encoding DUF1641 domain-containing protein, which produces MSNKVEVLKTKEMQELEDKMTMLVQTGRIDNLIDLLAVVSDNIEMTTQPMVEKMIGTVDNLATAGFIMDNAVRYAKRENAKNSKQSLLGLLKLMRDEETLKGLSFMLNLTKGIGKQL; this is translated from the coding sequence ATGAGTAATAAAGTAGAAGTTCTAAAAACAAAAGAGATGCAAGAGTTAGAAGACAAAATGACTATGTTAGTTCAAACAGGAAGAATTGATAATCTTATTGACCTTTTGGCTGTTGTATCTGATAATATTGAAATGACAACTCAACCAATGGTTGAAAAAATGATAGGTACAGTTGATAATTTAGCAACAGCTGGATTTATCATGGATAATGCAGTTAGATATGCAAAAAGAGAAAATGCTAAAAATAGTAAGCAGTCTCTTTTAGGGCTATTAAAACTTATGAGAGATGAAGAGACTTTAAAAGGATTAAGTTTTATGCTTAATCTTACAAAAGGAATTGGAAAACAACTTTAA
- a CDS encoding NAD(P)/FAD-dependent oxidoreductase: MRKKILIVGGGTAGTMTANNLAKKLMPEIDKDEVEITLISNSKNHYYRPGAMYVAFGKSEGYEFVREQRSLLMSEINFEVEEAVEIDTKNNFVKAKSGKKFNYDFLVLATGCEAAPERIPGLAEGGDIFYTYEGAMKLAKKFHKLEKGRVLITVNFPKTPNIPHQCGIAPVETTIMLHDFLVERGIRDNVEIIYTYPTEAQAVQNGLFLQEPTSKVLPSIFDGAGIKHKTGFTLNKVDADKKIAYSQEGEEIEFDILMSTPPFIAVEFIRNSGLSKALDNEGWLPTDKKTLKVIGQNNIYTLGDTVDLPVSKAGGTIHNQTDVVADNIASELRHGYPTESYDGLVIAIAQMGLSCGMPLWYDYKEDVKPTPCSKLGSFVRKGFNKGIYWAAARGMI; encoded by the coding sequence ATGAGAAAAAAAATTCTTATAGTTGGTGGGGGAACAGCAGGAACAATGACTGCAAATAACCTTGCAAAAAAATTAATGCCCGAAATAGATAAAGATGAGGTAGAAATTACTTTAATATCTAATTCAAAAAATCACTATTATAGACCAGGAGCTATGTATGTTGCTTTTGGAAAATCAGAAGGTTATGAGTTTGTAAGAGAACAAAGATCTCTTCTAATGAGTGAAATCAATTTTGAAGTTGAAGAAGCAGTTGAAATTGATACAAAAAACAATTTTGTAAAAGCAAAAAGTGGTAAAAAATTTAATTATGATTTTTTAGTTTTAGCAACTGGTTGTGAAGCTGCACCTGAAAGAATCCCTGGATTAGCAGAAGGTGGAGATATTTTCTATACTTATGAAGGTGCTATGAAACTTGCTAAAAAATTCCATAAATTGGAAAAAGGAAGAGTTTTAATTACTGTAAACTTCCCAAAAACTCCAAATATTCCACATCAATGTGGTATTGCACCTGTTGAAACAACAATTATGTTACATGATTTCTTAGTAGAAAGAGGAATTAGAGATAATGTAGAGATTATTTATACATATCCAACAGAAGCACAAGCTGTACAAAATGGACTATTTTTACAAGAACCAACTTCTAAAGTATTACCTTCAATTTTTGATGGTGCTGGGATTAAACATAAAACAGGATTTACTTTAAATAAAGTTGATGCCGATAAGAAAATAGCATATTCACAAGAGGGTGAAGAGATTGAATTTGATATTTTAATGTCAACACCACCATTTATTGCTGTTGAGTTTATAAGAAATTCTGGATTATCAAAAGCTTTAGATAATGAAGGATGGCTACCAACTGATAAAAAAACACTTAAAGTAATAGGTCAAAATAATATTTATACTTTAGGAGATACAGTTGATTTACCTGTTTCAAAAGCTGGTGGAACAATTCATAATCAAACAGATGTAGTTGCTGATAATATTGCTTCTGAGTTAAGACATGGTTACCCAACTGAGAGTTATGATGGTTTAGTTATTGCTATTGCTCAAATGGGATTATCTTGTGGAATGCCACTTTGGTATGATTACAAGGAAGATGTAAAACCAACTCCTTGTAGTAAATTAGGAAGTTTTGTAAGAAAAGGTTTCAATAAAGGTATCTACTGGGCTGCTGCTCGTGGAATGATATAG
- a CDS encoding PAS domain-containing sensor histidine kinase, whose translation MKQENILKNSTKFFILKVKKDLVLEIFGNKKSIKIESGQKLKDIFNKKNYKNLKKAKKQNRKTFNIKWKKRKYEIYFEKNIFYFYDITLYCKVQSKLEKSLKELRSKKEELQAVFDLAANGISILDRNGMFLYANKFFQNMMEYSMEELYKESCISLSSPEYSAPSQTAVEKAIQYGSIEKFKKICITKSGQRINASMSLSYLESRDEIVMITSDITEEIEYQDKLEKQIELEVSKRTEQYELLCHQSRLAAMGEMIDSIAHQWRQPLNSLGIIVQGLRHISSQKNIDNKLLEEIESDIMDKINYMSQTIDDFSTFFRINKNKEQFDILISIEDAIRLIQVQLNNHNIKIEIDKKNITNFEIYGFPNEFRQVILNLIHNAMMQIVSKNISNGKIKIDIRNINNNLEIDISDNGEGIEKKLMPKLFDPYFSTKEKGSGIGLYMSKVIIENHMNGILKVRNIKNGAKFTIMLAKE comes from the coding sequence ATGAAACAAGAAAATATTTTAAAAAACAGTACAAAGTTTTTTATTTTAAAAGTTAAAAAAGATTTAGTTTTAGAAATTTTTGGTAATAAAAAGAGTATAAAAATTGAATCAGGGCAAAAACTAAAAGATATTTTTAATAAGAAAAACTACAAAAACCTCAAAAAAGCTAAAAAACAAAATAGAAAAACCTTTAATATAAAATGGAAAAAAAGAAAATATGAGATATATTTTGAAAAAAATATTTTCTATTTTTACGATATAACACTTTATTGTAAAGTTCAATCAAAGTTAGAAAAATCTTTAAAAGAGTTAAGATCAAAAAAAGAGGAGCTTCAAGCCGTTTTTGATTTAGCTGCAAATGGGATATCTATTTTAGATAGAAATGGAATGTTTTTATATGCAAATAAATTCTTCCAAAATATGATGGAATATAGTATGGAAGAGCTATATAAAGAATCTTGTATCTCTTTATCTTCTCCTGAATATTCAGCTCCTTCTCAAACGGCTGTTGAAAAAGCTATACAATATGGAAGTATTGAAAAGTTTAAGAAAATTTGTATTACAAAATCAGGTCAAAGAATAAATGCAAGTATGTCTTTATCGTATTTGGAAAGTCGTGACGAGATAGTTATGATTACTTCAGATATAACGGAAGAGATAGAGTATCAAGATAAATTAGAGAAGCAAATAGAGCTTGAAGTTTCAAAAAGAACAGAACAGTACGAATTATTGTGCCATCAATCAAGATTAGCAGCAATGGGTGAAATGATAGATTCTATTGCACATCAGTGGAGGCAACCATTAAATAGTTTGGGAATTATTGTTCAAGGATTAAGACATATATCTTCACAAAAAAATATAGATAATAAACTTTTAGAAGAGATAGAATCAGATATTATGGATAAAATAAACTATATGTCACAAACAATAGATGATTTTAGTACATTTTTTAGAATTAATAAAAATAAAGAGCAATTTGATATTTTAATAAGTATTGAAGATGCAATAAGATTAATTCAAGTTCAATTAAATAATCATAATATCAAAATAGAGATAGATAAAAAAAATATAACAAATTTTGAAATATATGGTTTTCCAAATGAGTTTAGGCAAGTTATTTTAAATCTAATTCACAATGCAATGATGCAAATAGTTTCAAAAAATATCTCTAATGGAAAAATAAAGATTGATATAAGAAATATTAATAATAATTTAGAAATAGATATTAGTGATAATGGTGAAGGAATTGAAAAAAAACTTATGCCAAAATTATTTGACCCATATTTTTCTACAAAAGAGAAAGGTAGTGGAATAGGACTTTATATGTCAAAAGTTATAATAGAAAATCATATGAATGGTATATTAAAAGTAAGAAATATTAAAAATGGTGCAAAGTTTACTATTATGTTAGCAAAGGAATAA
- a CDS encoding thioredoxin family protein, protein MNSIFKKLIMLSLLFSSIFIINLFAQEGKVIGSSNHTVPSWFKQSFLDIAEDIDEASEEGKHFMIFFDFEACPYCSKMLKESFEDKNETSDFVKKHFDVIELNVKGSKEVTWIDGELVNERDLTNKLKIQYSPTMVFFDEEKNIIARVNGYRNSEDFKDILDYVQTKSYLKMDLLTYLNNIEKKDIYKFKSNKMFKELTDLSKIKTPLAIIFEDKSCIPCGHFHDKILTNKDVQDEFSKYTIVRLDANSNSLIITPNGEKTSAKAWVEKIKLDYRPGILLYNDGELKSTIDALLFPFHFKEVLRYVSGKFYIAYPNTYLDYLKDRQEELIKSGVDINVAE, encoded by the coding sequence ATGAATAGTATATTTAAAAAATTAATTATGCTTAGTTTATTGTTTTCTAGTATTTTTATTATAAATTTATTTGCACAAGAAGGAAAAGTGATTGGTTCTTCAAATCACACAGTACCAAGCTGGTTTAAACAAAGTTTTCTTGATATAGCTGAAGATATAGATGAAGCTAGTGAAGAGGGAAAACATTTTATGATTTTCTTTGATTTTGAGGCTTGTCCATATTGTTCAAAAATGCTAAAAGAGAGTTTTGAAGATAAAAATGAAACAAGTGATTTTGTAAAAAAACATTTTGATGTAATTGAACTAAATGTTAAAGGAAGTAAAGAAGTAACTTGGATAGATGGAGAACTTGTAAATGAAAGAGATTTAACAAATAAGTTAAAAATTCAATATAGTCCAACTATGGTATTTTTTGATGAAGAGAAAAATATTATTGCTAGAGTAAATGGATATAGAAATAGTGAAGATTTTAAAGATATTTTAGATTATGTTCAAACAAAATCATATTTAAAAATGGATCTTCTTACATATTTAAATAATATAGAGAAAAAAGATATATATAAATTTAAAAGTAATAAAATGTTTAAAGAGCTTACAGATTTATCAAAAATAAAAACACCACTTGCAATTATTTTTGAAGACAAATCTTGTATTCCTTGTGGACATTTTCACGATAAAATTCTTACAAACAAAGATGTACAAGATGAGTTTTCTAAATATACAATAGTAAGATTAGATGCAAATTCAAATAGTTTAATCATTACTCCTAATGGAGAGAAAACAAGTGCAAAAGCTTGGGTAGAAAAAATAAAACTAGATTATAGACCAGGAATTCTTTTATATAATGATGGTGAATTAAAATCAACTATTGATGCACTTTTATTTCCTTTTCACTTCAAAGAAGTTTTAAGATATGTTAGTGGTAAATTCTATATAGCTTATCCAAATACATATTTGGATTATTTAAAAGATAGACAAGAAGAACTTATTAAAAGTGGTGTTGATATAAATGTTGCTGAGTAA
- the ccoG gene encoding cytochrome c oxidase accessory protein CcoG: MKEQTQLAKKTPFRKKRYLMYLFITIFSLSLPFIQINGNQIFLLSFDKMQFHFFGTAFDMQELYLMPFLLMLLFVGIFAITAIGGRAWCGWSCPQTIFRVIYRDLIEATLFKMRRIKNKQKNIDFSKNNNKIKKAIGVVIWSALALVAASNFMWFFVPPQDFFAYLQDPSEHLFLIGFVLAITAFLVYDVIILKEDFCVYICPYSRIQTVLYDNNTYQAIYSTKRGGHIYNENKEQIVWKAKDLPDPKNECTACDACVTVCPTHIDIRKGLQLECINCLECVDACTTVMGKLGKESLVQWSSTNQIENNTPTKLFRKNTIMYFVALSLTIALMFVMSGEKEYMLLNVNKDTELYKIKDGNVVSNNYVLLFQNTESKQLTYHLEVVDNPNITIKRFEPFTLSPGKMAKKVVILQTDKLLVDNNLKDTPVKITLKAYAIEDPEKVKVFRNATFFFPRSDRLK; the protein is encoded by the coding sequence ATGAAAGAGCAAACTCAATTAGCAAAAAAAACTCCGTTTAGAAAAAAAAGATATCTTATGTATCTTTTTATAACTATTTTCTCTCTTAGTCTGCCATTTATTCAAATAAATGGGAATCAAATATTCTTACTATCTTTTGATAAAATGCAATTTCACTTCTTTGGAACAGCATTTGATATGCAAGAACTATATTTAATGCCATTTTTACTAATGCTTTTATTTGTTGGTATTTTTGCAATTACTGCTATTGGTGGTAGAGCATGGTGTGGTTGGTCATGTCCTCAAACTATTTTTAGAGTTATTTATAGGGATTTAATTGAAGCAACTCTATTTAAAATGAGAAGAATTAAAAACAAACAAAAAAATATTGATTTCTCAAAAAACAATAATAAAATAAAAAAAGCTATTGGAGTAGTTATCTGGTCAGCTTTAGCTTTAGTTGCTGCTTCAAACTTTATGTGGTTCTTCGTTCCACCACAAGATTTCTTTGCATATTTACAAGATCCTAGTGAACATCTTTTTTTAATAGGTTTCGTTTTGGCAATAACTGCTTTTTTAGTTTATGATGTAATTATTTTAAAAGAGGATTTCTGTGTTTATATCTGTCCTTATTCAAGAATTCAAACTGTTTTATATGATAATAATACATATCAAGCAATTTACTCTACAAAAAGAGGTGGACATATTTATAATGAAAACAAAGAGCAAATTGTTTGGAAAGCAAAAGATTTACCAGATCCAAAAAATGAGTGTACAGCATGTGATGCATGTGTTACTGTTTGTCCAACTCATATTGATATTAGAAAAGGGCTTCAGCTTGAGTGTATTAACTGTTTAGAGTGTGTAGATGCTTGTACAACTGTTATGGGAAAACTTGGTAAAGAGTCTTTAGTTCAATGGTCAAGCACAAATCAAATTGAAAATAATACTCCAACAAAACTATTTAGAAAAAATACAATTATGTATTTTGTTGCACTAAGCCTTACAATTGCTTTAATGTTTGTAATGAGTGGTGAAAAAGAGTATATGCTTTTAAATGTAAATAAAGATACTGAACTTTATAAAATAAAAGATGGTAATGTTGTATCAAATAACTATGTTTTACTATTTCAAAACACGGAATCAAAACAACTTACTTATCATCTTGAAGTTGTTGATAATCCAAATATTACTATAAAGAGATTTGAACCATTTACTCTAAGTCCTGGTAAAATGGCTAAAAAAGTAGTAATTCTTCAAACAGATAAACTTTTAGTTGATAATAATTTAAAAGATACCCCTGTAAAAATTACACTTAAAGCTTATGCTATTGAAGACCCTGAAAAAGTTAAAGTATTTAGAAACGCTACATTCTTTTTCCCAAGATCAGATAGACTTAAATAG